In Deinococcus sedimenti, a single genomic region encodes these proteins:
- the cpdB gene encoding 2',3'-cyclic-nucleotide 2'-phosphodiesterase: MTALMLGAASAQTVELRILETTDLHTAAKGYDYYQDKPTGEFGLEYTATLIAKARTEKINTLLFDNGDLIQGNPLGDYAARVAPIKDGELHPMHQAMRSLKYDGATLGNHEFNYGLDYLDRVLQSAPMPYVNANVLNMDGSNKYTPYVIQRKLVRDTQGRPYYINVGVIGFTPPQIVNWDKAHLDGKVQVMDIVQSAQKFVPEMKAKGADIIVALAHTGINSGAYTPGQEQAGAELTKVPGLDVVLTGHSHLEFPSAAYKDVPGVNLAKGTINGKVVLMPGFWGNNLGVADLKLNFDRKTQKWTILDAQGGIRPIWDKAAKKSLVTADTTVAAAVEGAHQGTLGYVRGKVADLSAPINSYWALTQDDPSVQLVSNAQIAYVKAALSSTQYKDLPVLSAAAPFKAGGRAGVSYYTDIPAGTLAIKNVADLYVYPNTVQAVLVTGAQVQEWLERSAGQFKQIDPSKAEPQALVDETFPTYNFDVIDGVSYEIDVTQPNRYNSKGEVVNAGARRIKNLTYMGKPIDPAQQFVVATNNYRASGGGSFPGLNGKNIILQAPDETREALVKYFNEQKTVNPTADGNWKLTPIPGATLLYASSPTAQKFMPANATLVKTREDGFAEYYIKY, from the coding sequence ATGACCGCGCTCATGCTCGGCGCTGCCAGCGCGCAGACCGTCGAGCTGCGCATCCTCGAAACCACCGACCTTCACACCGCCGCCAAGGGCTACGACTACTACCAGGACAAGCCCACCGGCGAGTTCGGCCTGGAGTACACCGCCACGCTGATCGCCAAGGCCCGCACCGAAAAGATCAACACCCTGCTGTTCGACAACGGCGACCTGATCCAGGGCAACCCGCTCGGCGACTACGCCGCGCGCGTCGCGCCCATCAAGGACGGCGAACTGCACCCCATGCACCAGGCCATGCGCTCCCTGAAGTACGACGGCGCCACCCTGGGCAACCACGAGTTCAACTACGGCCTGGACTACCTCGACCGCGTGCTGCAGTCCGCGCCCATGCCGTACGTGAACGCCAACGTCCTGAACATGGACGGCAGCAACAAGTACACCCCCTACGTCATCCAGCGCAAACTGGTCCGTGACACCCAGGGCCGCCCGTACTACATCAACGTCGGCGTGATCGGCTTCACGCCCCCCCAGATCGTCAACTGGGACAAGGCCCACCTGGACGGCAAGGTGCAGGTCATGGACATCGTCCAGAGCGCCCAGAAGTTTGTCCCTGAGATGAAAGCCAAGGGCGCGGACATCATCGTCGCGCTGGCCCACACCGGCATCAACAGCGGCGCGTACACCCCCGGCCAGGAACAGGCCGGTGCGGAACTCACCAAGGTCCCCGGCCTGGACGTCGTCCTGACTGGCCACAGCCACCTGGAATTCCCCAGCGCGGCCTACAAGGACGTCCCCGGCGTGAACCTCGCCAAGGGCACCATCAACGGCAAGGTCGTCCTGATGCCCGGCTTCTGGGGCAACAACCTCGGCGTCGCCGACCTGAAACTGAACTTCGACCGCAAGACCCAGAAGTGGACCATCCTGGACGCGCAGGGCGGCATCCGACCCATCTGGGACAAGGCCGCCAAGAAGAGCCTCGTGACCGCCGACACGACCGTCGCCGCGGCCGTCGAGGGCGCGCACCAGGGCACCCTGGGCTACGTGCGCGGCAAGGTCGCCGACCTGAGCGCCCCCATCAACTCCTACTGGGCGCTGACGCAGGACGACCCCAGCGTGCAGCTGGTCAGCAACGCGCAGATCGCGTACGTGAAGGCCGCGCTGAGCAGCACCCAGTACAAGGACCTGCCGGTCCTGTCCGCCGCCGCGCCCTTCAAGGCCGGGGGCCGCGCGGGCGTCAGCTACTACACCGACATTCCCGCCGGGACGCTGGCGATCAAGAACGTCGCCGACCTGTACGTGTACCCGAACACCGTGCAGGCCGTGCTGGTCACCGGCGCGCAGGTGCAGGAGTGGCTGGAGCGCAGCGCCGGGCAGTTCAAGCAGATCGACCCCAGCAAGGCCGAGCCGCAGGCGCTGGTGGACGAGACCTTCCCCACCTACAACTTCGACGTGATCGACGGCGTGAGCTACGAGATCGACGTGACCCAGCCCAACCGCTACAACAGCAAGGGCGAGGTCGTGAACGCCGGCGCCCGCCGCATCAAGAACCTGACCTATATGGGCAAGCCCATCGATCCCGCTCAGCAGTTCGTGGTGGCCACGAACAACTACCGCGCCTCGGGCGGCGGGTCGTTCCCCGGCCTGAATGGCAAGAACATCATCCTGCAGGCCCCTGACGAGACCCGCGAGGCGCTCGTGAAGTACTTCAACGAGCAGAAGACCGTCAACCCCACCGCCGACGGCAACTGGAAGCTGACGCCCATCCCCGGCGCGACCCTGCTGTACGCCAGCAGCCCCACCGCGCAGAAGTTCATGCCCGCCAACGCCACGCTGGTCAAGACCCGCGAGGACGGCTTCGCCGAGTACTACATCAAGTATTAA
- a CDS encoding ABC transporter substrate-binding protein: MKKVIALVSLSAAIAFSSNASAVTVTLACGAVGQELELCKAGAARWAKKTGNEVKIFESPNLTNDRLGLYQQQLAAKSSDIDVYQLDVVWPGLLAQHFVDLKGKVPAAEVNAHFKGIIDANTVNGKLVAMPWFTDAGLLYYRTDLLKKYGFKSAPKTWTEMALMAKKIQTGEQKTNKAFSGFVWQGKNYEGLTCDALEWVVSFGGGTIVDASGKVTINNAQAAKALDTAASWIKSISPAGVTTYAEEEARGIFQSGNAAFMRNWPYAWALGQGDDSKVKGKIGVAPLPSGGSRNAATLGGWQLGVSQYSKNQAAAIDLVRYLAGPAEQKIRAIEGAYNPTIQSLYKDKDVLAKNPFFGSLYSVFTSAVARPSGPTKSKYNQVSQAFSTAVSDVLNGKMKGQAAVAKLAGDLNRIKGRGW, translated from the coding sequence ATGAAGAAAGTCATCGCACTCGTCAGCCTCAGCGCCGCTATCGCCTTCAGCAGCAACGCCAGCGCCGTCACCGTCACCCTCGCCTGCGGTGCCGTCGGCCAGGAACTCGAACTCTGCAAGGCCGGCGCCGCCCGCTGGGCCAAGAAGACCGGCAACGAAGTCAAGATCTTCGAGAGCCCCAACCTCACCAACGACCGCCTCGGCCTGTACCAGCAGCAGCTCGCCGCCAAGAGCAGCGACATCGACGTCTACCAGCTCGACGTCGTCTGGCCCGGCCTGCTCGCCCAGCACTTCGTCGACCTGAAAGGCAAGGTGCCTGCCGCTGAAGTCAACGCGCACTTCAAGGGCATCATCGACGCCAACACCGTCAACGGCAAACTCGTCGCCATGCCCTGGTTCACCGACGCGGGCCTGCTGTACTACCGCACCGACCTCCTGAAGAAATACGGCTTCAAGAGCGCCCCCAAGACCTGGACCGAGATGGCCCTGATGGCCAAGAAGATCCAGACCGGCGAACAGAAGACCAACAAGGCCTTCAGCGGCTTCGTCTGGCAGGGCAAGAACTACGAAGGCCTGACCTGCGACGCCCTGGAATGGGTCGTCAGCTTCGGCGGCGGCACCATCGTCGACGCGAGCGGCAAGGTCACCATCAACAACGCCCAGGCCGCCAAGGCCCTGGACACCGCCGCCAGCTGGATCAAGAGCATCAGCCCCGCCGGCGTCACCACCTACGCCGAGGAAGAAGCCCGCGGCATCTTCCAGTCCGGCAACGCCGCCTTCATGCGCAACTGGCCCTACGCCTGGGCCCTCGGCCAGGGTGACGACAGCAAAGTCAAGGGCAAGATCGGCGTGGCGCCCCTGCCCAGCGGCGGCAGCCGCAACGCCGCCACCCTCGGCGGCTGGCAGCTCGGCGTGAGCCAGTACAGCAAGAACCAGGCCGCCGCCATCGACCTCGTGCGCTACCTCGCCGGCCCCGCCGAGCAGAAGATCCGCGCCATCGAGGGTGCCTACAACCCCACCATCCAGAGCCTCTACAAGGACAAGGACGTGCTCGCCAAGAACCCCTTCTTCGGCAGCCTGTACAGCGTCTTCACCAGCGCCGTCGCCCGTCCCTCCGGCCCCACCAAGAGCAAGTACAACCAGGTCTCCCAGGCCTTCAGCACCGCCGTCAGCGACGTCCTGAACGGCAAGATGAAAGGTCAGGCCGCCGTCGCCAAACTCGCCGGCGACCTGAACCGCATCAAGGGCCGCGGCTGGTAA
- the glcF gene encoding glycolate oxidase subunit GlcF: MNNDIPVQALGGQGEVMAHAVDACVHCGFCLPACPTYALLGDEMDSPRGRIVLMKEVLEGGLPLADAAPHLDRCLGCQACVTACPSGVPYGELITAFRGWSEPQRQRSAFARSKRWAILKALPAPKLFSVAARVGQFAKPLAPVLPAALRGPLDLLPESVPAMQPSAKVTPARGVQRGRVAFLVGCAQQALAPNFNAATLRVLARNGIEVVIPDGQGCCGAAALHTGARDEALKLVRANLDAFNPDDFDAILSNAAGCGAGLKEYPMVLHGEPDETRAKAFAAKVMDISEYLNTLLQNGELEPPVPASRPLTVAYHDACHLAHAQGVRAAPRALLRAIPGVSVLEVPEGDLCCGSAGTYNLEQPELAGQLGARKAKNILSTTADLIASGNIGCHTQIQSHVRRQGSPTPVLHTIEILDRAYRGEL; encoded by the coding sequence ATGAACAACGACATTCCCGTGCAGGCCCTGGGCGGCCAGGGCGAGGTGATGGCGCACGCCGTGGACGCCTGCGTGCACTGCGGCTTCTGCCTGCCCGCCTGCCCCACGTACGCGCTGCTGGGCGACGAGATGGACAGCCCCCGCGGCCGCATCGTGCTGATGAAGGAGGTGCTCGAAGGTGGCCTGCCGCTGGCGGACGCCGCGCCGCACCTCGACCGCTGCCTGGGCTGTCAGGCGTGCGTGACCGCCTGCCCCAGCGGCGTCCCGTACGGCGAACTGATCACGGCGTTCCGCGGCTGGAGTGAACCTCAGCGTCAGCGCAGTGCGTTCGCCCGCTCGAAACGCTGGGCGATCCTCAAGGCCCTGCCCGCACCGAAGCTGTTCAGCGTGGCGGCGCGCGTGGGGCAGTTCGCCAAGCCGCTCGCGCCGGTGCTGCCCGCCGCGCTGCGCGGCCCGCTGGACCTGCTGCCGGAATCCGTGCCCGCCATGCAACCCAGCGCGAAGGTCACACCCGCGCGCGGCGTGCAGCGGGGCCGGGTGGCGTTCCTGGTCGGGTGCGCGCAGCAGGCGCTCGCGCCGAACTTCAACGCGGCGACCCTGCGCGTCCTGGCCCGCAACGGCATCGAGGTCGTCATTCCCGACGGGCAGGGCTGCTGCGGCGCCGCCGCGCTGCACACCGGCGCGCGGGACGAGGCGCTGAAACTGGTGCGCGCGAACCTCGACGCCTTCAACCCCGACGATTTCGACGCGATCCTCTCGAACGCCGCCGGGTGCGGCGCGGGCCTCAAGGAATACCCGATGGTCCTGCACGGCGAACCCGACGAGACCCGCGCGAAAGCCTTCGCGGCGAAGGTCATGGACATCAGCGAGTACCTCAACACGCTGCTCCAGAACGGCGAACTCGAACCCCCGGTCCCGGCCAGCCGCCCGCTGACCGTCGCGTACCACGACGCCTGCCACCTCGCCCACGCGCAGGGCGTCCGCGCCGCCCCCCGCGCCCTGCTGCGCGCCATCCCCGGCGTGAGCGTGCTGGAAGTCCCGGAAGGCGACCTCTGCTGCGGCTCGGCCGGCACGTACAACCTCGAACAGCCCGAACTCGCCGGGCAACTTGGCGCGCGCAAGGCGAAGAACATCCTCTCCACCACGGCCGACCTGATCGCCAGCGGGAACATCGGCTGTCACACCCAGATCCAGAGTCACGTGCGCCGCCAGGGCAGCCCCACGCCCGTCCTGCACACCATCGAGATCCTCGACCGGGCGTACCGGGGGGAACTGTGA
- a CDS encoding FAD-binding oxidoreductase, protein MSTEKLALTTNSSARKPASAGGASNALAADLTRALGPRKVLSNLSERLNYRYDAIQFGATPLAVVLPESTEDVVAAVRASRAAGVPIVGRGAASGLSGGAAPLEPGLVISFTRMTRLTIHPERREATAQAGVVTLAVTEAAKPHGLIYPPDPASFRTSTIGGNLAENAGGPMCFKYGVSGDYVRALEFVDADGEVHRLTRDVFDLAGLLIGSEGTLGLITEATLRLIPPPKFTRTLMAHFPEVGACAEAVSRAIAAGAVPSKLEFMDRACTNAVEDYLHLGLPRDAEAVLLVDTDGEDLDTVQDELRLVEDACVASGGTVRRAATDDEGAQLWRARRSVSPALGRIRPQRMNEDIVVPRSALPDVVREIRALGDASPFRLVQFGHIGDGNLHPNILFDPRTEDAHAVHDLAHRIALVAIRHGGVLSGEHGIGSMKRDFMTDAVDPATMQALRGVKRALDPSGALNPGKILPAEEVMVDG, encoded by the coding sequence GTGAGCACCGAGAAACTGGCGTTGACCACGAATTCCTCTGCTCGTAAACCTGCGTCGGCTGGGGGTGCATCCAACGCCCTCGCGGCAGACCTGACCCGCGCGCTGGGGCCGCGCAAGGTGCTGTCGAACCTCTCAGAGCGGCTGAACTACCGCTACGACGCCATCCAGTTCGGGGCGACGCCGCTGGCGGTCGTGCTGCCCGAGAGCACCGAGGACGTCGTGGCGGCGGTGCGGGCGTCGCGGGCGGCGGGCGTGCCCATCGTGGGGCGCGGCGCGGCCAGCGGTCTGTCGGGCGGCGCGGCCCCACTGGAGCCCGGGCTGGTGATCTCGTTCACGCGCATGACCCGCCTGACCATTCACCCCGAGCGGCGCGAGGCGACCGCGCAGGCGGGCGTGGTCACGCTGGCCGTGACCGAGGCGGCGAAGCCCCATGGGCTGATCTACCCGCCGGACCCGGCGAGTTTCCGCACGAGTACCATCGGCGGGAACCTCGCGGAGAACGCGGGCGGCCCGATGTGCTTCAAGTACGGCGTGAGCGGCGATTACGTCCGCGCGCTGGAATTCGTGGACGCGGACGGCGAGGTGCACCGCCTGACCCGCGACGTGTTCGACCTGGCAGGGCTGCTGATCGGCTCGGAGGGCACGCTGGGTCTGATCACCGAGGCGACGCTGCGCCTGATCCCCCCGCCGAAATTCACGCGGACGCTGATGGCGCACTTCCCGGAGGTCGGCGCGTGCGCCGAGGCGGTCAGCCGCGCCATCGCAGCGGGCGCGGTGCCCAGCAAACTGGAATTCATGGACCGTGCCTGCACGAACGCCGTCGAGGACTATCTCCACCTCGGCCTGCCCCGGGACGCGGAGGCGGTGCTGCTGGTGGACACCGACGGCGAGGACCTGGACACCGTGCAGGACGAGCTGCGGCTGGTCGAGGATGCCTGCGTCGCGTCGGGCGGCACGGTGCGCCGCGCCGCGACGGACGACGAGGGCGCGCAGCTGTGGCGGGCGCGGCGGTCGGTGTCACCGGCGCTGGGCCGCATCCGCCCGCAGCGCATGAACGAGGACATCGTCGTGCCCAGATCGGCCCTGCCGGACGTGGTCCGCGAGATCCGCGCGCTGGGCGACGCGAGCCCCTTCCGGCTGGTGCAGTTCGGGCACATCGGGGACGGGAACCTGCACCCGAACATCCTGTTCGACCCCCGCACCGAGGACGCGCACGCCGTGCACGACCTGGCGCACCGCATCGCGCTGGTCGCCATCCGCCACGGCGGGGTCCTCAGCGGCGAGCACGGCATCGGCAGCATGAAACGCGACTTCATGACGGACGCCGTGGACCCCGCCACCATGCAGGCCCTGCGCGGCGTGAAACGCGCCCTCGACCCGAGCGGCGCGCTGAACCCCGGGAAGATTCTTCCTGCGGAAGAGGTGATGGTTGATGGTTGA
- a CDS encoding ABC transporter permease gives MRRYLRLVRIFVGATLSAQLEYRANFLGAVLASLGEVGVALLGISILFGQPGVTEVGGWSFREALLVTGFFMLTEGVISVFIQPNMSKIAEAVRTGNMDFTLLKPIDAQFNVSTRNLNVLRFPDLLIGLGLIGYAASGLVVTPGGVLAALVLYGSAVVIVYCIYLGLSTTAFWFVKTQNVTELFSGVFGAARFPVAAFPVPVRFVLTFVLPVAFITTVPAQALTGALGGGLALASPLIAAALFLATRWFWRYAVASYTSASS, from the coding sequence GTGAGGCGGTACCTGCGCCTGGTGCGCATCTTCGTGGGGGCGACCCTGTCGGCGCAGCTGGAGTACCGTGCGAATTTCCTGGGTGCGGTGCTGGCGAGTCTGGGTGAGGTGGGGGTGGCGCTGCTGGGGATCAGCATCCTGTTCGGGCAGCCGGGCGTGACGGAGGTGGGGGGCTGGTCGTTCCGGGAGGCGCTGCTGGTGACGGGCTTCTTCATGCTGACCGAGGGGGTGATCAGCGTGTTCATCCAGCCGAACATGTCGAAGATCGCCGAGGCCGTGCGGACCGGGAACATGGATTTCACCCTGCTGAAGCCGATTGACGCGCAGTTCAACGTGAGTACCCGGAACCTGAACGTGCTGCGCTTCCCGGACCTGCTGATCGGGCTGGGCCTGATCGGGTACGCGGCGTCCGGGCTGGTGGTCACGCCGGGCGGGGTGCTGGCGGCGCTGGTGTTGTACGGGTCGGCGGTGGTGATCGTGTACTGCATCTACCTGGGCCTGAGCACGACGGCGTTCTGGTTCGTGAAGACGCAGAACGTCACGGAACTGTTCAGCGGGGTGTTCGGCGCGGCGCGATTCCCGGTGGCGGCGTTCCCGGTGCCGGTGCGGTTCGTGCTGACGTTCGTGCTGCCCGTGGCGTTCATCACGACGGTGCCCGCGCAGGCGCTGACGGGCGCGCTGGGTGGGGGGCTGGCGCTGGCGTCCCCGCTGATCGCGGCGGCGCTGTTCCTGGCCACCCGCTGGTTCTGGCGGTACGCGGTGGCGAGCTACACGAGCGCGAGCAGCTGA
- a CDS encoding FAD-binding oxidoreductase encodes MDGGPSPFSRPSTISHFLRRRRLMPILDLSPDDQTITLTGEVTLPEVYAALPAGLFPPFPNVNLPGGVGGLIGRGGFGQTFPFASDVLGVTFRAASGRVVRAGGRTVKNVQGYDLTRPFVGSFGVLGELLEVTLRLRPGLSVGHVVHPGPLVPTTARFTWAAPDGTHVVHFGHEREVRAALDLPGAVPVVTTPDYAPLFPHGMGVGESGPLRDLRLGWQDGAAAPEAPALFRTLAASL; translated from the coding sequence GTGGATGGAGGTCCTTCGCCTTTCTCTCGACCATCGACCATCTCCCATTTTCTGCGCCGGAGGCGCCTCATGCCCATCCTTGACCTGTCTCCCGACGACCAGACGATCACCCTGACCGGCGAGGTGACGCTGCCCGAGGTGTACGCCGCGCTGCCAGCGGGGTTATTCCCGCCGTTCCCGAACGTGAACCTGCCGGGTGGCGTGGGCGGCCTGATCGGGCGGGGTGGTTTCGGGCAGACCTTCCCGTTCGCGTCGGACGTGCTGGGCGTGACCTTCCGCGCCGCGAGTGGCCGGGTGGTGCGCGCGGGGGGGCGCACCGTGAAGAACGTGCAGGGCTACGACCTGACCCGCCCGTTCGTGGGCAGTTTCGGCGTGCTGGGCGAGCTGCTGGAGGTCACGCTGCGCCTGCGCCCCGGCCTGAGCGTGGGGCACGTGGTGCATCCGGGGCCGCTGGTGCCCACCACGGCGCGCTTCACCTGGGCGGCGCCGGACGGCACGCACGTCGTGCATTTCGGTCATGAACGCGAGGTGCGTGCGGCGCTGGACCTGCCCGGCGCGGTTCCTGTCGTCACCACACCCGATTACGCCCCGCTTTTCCCGCATGGCATGGGCGTGGGGGAGAGCGGCCCTCTGCGTGACCTGCGACTGGGCTGGCAGGACGGCGCGGCCGCGCCCGAGGCCCCGGCGCTGTTCAGAACGCTGGCCGCGAGTCTGTAG
- a CDS encoding MFS transporter produces MQATLSTTRHAAAIAVAVTAGHFINDAYSAMLTPLTPALQAKYGVSIAAVTFLGSVYSLTSSVLQPVLGILGERLDRRYAAALGPLMTGIGLTLMGFVPWFGALVLLVAVAGFGSGFFHPAGAAYVAQHSPPDKRGLWASLFSAGGTAGMALGPVFAGVGLTHLPWFALIGVVIAAITFAVTPSGVQKAKRIPLRDYAGIFRGPLVWLWAMAVLRSLASMGYNAMLPFMLIARGYGTREVALTLAVYSVASAIGGIVGGRLSDRVGRVTVLRGAILTTIPFFALLILSSPANWWFYPLTFIVGAAVNASIPVGVVTAQEYAPGHVAVASSIMMGFSWGFAGLLVFLVGALADATSPTTAALAALSLLIPSAIIAARLPEPQKVQFS; encoded by the coding sequence ATGCAGGCCACCCTGAGCACCACCCGCCACGCCGCCGCGATTGCGGTGGCCGTGACCGCCGGGCACTTCATCAACGACGCGTACAGCGCCATGCTCACGCCCCTCACGCCCGCGCTACAGGCCAAGTACGGGGTCAGCATCGCTGCCGTGACCTTCCTGGGCAGCGTGTATTCCCTGACGAGCAGCGTCCTGCAGCCTGTGCTGGGCATCCTCGGCGAGCGCCTCGACCGCCGATACGCCGCCGCGCTCGGCCCGCTGATGACTGGCATCGGCCTGACCCTCATGGGTTTCGTGCCGTGGTTCGGGGCGCTCGTGCTGCTTGTGGCCGTGGCGGGCTTCGGCAGCGGCTTCTTCCACCCCGCAGGGGCCGCGTACGTCGCGCAGCACAGCCCCCCCGACAAACGGGGCCTGTGGGCCAGCCTGTTCAGCGCGGGCGGCACGGCGGGCATGGCCCTCGGCCCCGTGTTCGCGGGCGTGGGCCTCACGCACCTGCCGTGGTTCGCGCTGATCGGCGTCGTCATCGCCGCCATCACGTTCGCCGTCACGCCCAGCGGCGTGCAGAAAGCCAAACGTATCCCCCTGCGCGACTACGCGGGCATCTTCCGGGGGCCCCTCGTGTGGCTGTGGGCCATGGCGGTCCTGCGCTCGCTGGCCAGCATGGGCTACAACGCCATGCTGCCGTTCATGCTCATCGCCCGCGGTTACGGCACGCGTGAGGTCGCCCTCACCCTCGCCGTGTACTCCGTCGCCAGTGCCATCGGCGGCATCGTCGGCGGCCGCCTCAGCGACCGCGTGGGCCGCGTGACCGTCCTGCGCGGTGCGATCCTCACCACCATCCCCTTCTTCGCACTGCTGATCCTCTCCAGCCCCGCCAACTGGTGGTTCTACCCCCTGACATTCATCGTCGGCGCCGCCGTGAACGCCAGCATCCCCGTCGGCGTCGTCACCGCGCAGGAATACGCCCCCGGACACGTCGCCGTCGCCAGTTCCATCATGATGGGCTTCTCGTGGGGTTTCGCGGGCCTCCTCGTGTTCCTCGTCGGTGCGCTGGCCGACGCCACCAGCCCCACCACCGCCGCCCTCGCCGCGCTGAGCCTCCTGATCCCCAGCGCGATCATCGCCGCGCGCCTCCCGGAACCGCAGAAGGTGCAGTTCAGCTGA
- a CDS encoding NADH:flavin oxidoreductase/NADH oxidase translates to MPDGPLLFQPLKLRSVTLPNRVVVSPMCMYSAQGGLANDFHLVHLGQYALAGTGLIIAEATAVSPEGRISPEDLGLWEDRQITPLGRVTDFVHAQGGLIGVQLAHAGRKASTYAPWRGRGAVPIERGGWDVIGPDATPYSDAFPQPHAMTEEDIERVTEDFRQAARRAEIAGFDVVEIHAAHGYLLHQFLSPLANTRTDGYGGTFENRTRFVLEVTRAVREVWPRHKPLFVRLSATDWAPGGWDESQTVVLAGLLAREGVDVLDLSSGGLTAAQQITLAPAYQAPFAAQVRAAVPDLTVMTVGMIDTPERAEGLLQNGDADLIALARPVLGDPHWVQAAARDLGGTLEVAAPYQRGTRTT, encoded by the coding sequence ATGCCTGACGGCCCCCTCCTGTTCCAGCCGCTGAAACTCCGCAGCGTGACCCTGCCCAACCGCGTGGTGGTGTCCCCCATGTGCATGTACTCCGCTCAGGGTGGCCTGGCGAACGACTTCCACCTCGTGCACCTGGGCCAGTACGCGCTGGCCGGGACGGGCCTGATCATCGCCGAGGCGACCGCCGTCAGCCCGGAGGGCCGCATCAGCCCCGAGGACCTGGGCCTGTGGGAGGACCGGCAGATCACTCCGCTGGGCCGCGTGACGGACTTCGTGCACGCGCAGGGCGGATTGATCGGCGTGCAGCTGGCGCACGCGGGCCGCAAGGCCAGCACCTACGCTCCCTGGCGTGGCCGGGGCGCCGTCCCGATCGAGCGGGGCGGCTGGGACGTGATCGGCCCGGACGCCACCCCCTACAGCGACGCCTTCCCCCAGCCGCACGCCATGACGGAAGAGGACATCGAGAGGGTGACCGAGGATTTCCGCCAGGCCGCGCGCCGCGCCGAGATCGCGGGCTTCGACGTGGTCGAGATCCACGCTGCGCACGGGTACCTGCTGCACCAGTTCCTGTCACCTCTGGCGAACACCCGCACCGACGGGTACGGCGGCACCTTCGAGAACCGCACCCGCTTCGTGCTGGAGGTCACCCGGGCCGTGCGCGAGGTCTGGCCCCGCCACAAGCCCCTGTTCGTGCGCCTGAGTGCCACCGACTGGGCGCCCGGCGGCTGGGACGAATCGCAGACGGTCGTCCTGGCTGGCCTGCTCGCCCGTGAGGGTGTGGACGTCCTGGACCTCAGCAGTGGCGGCCTGACCGCGGCGCAGCAGATCACGCTCGCACCCGCCTATCAGGCGCCGTTTGCCGCGCAGGTCAGAGCGGCCGTGCCGGACCTGACCGTCATGACGGTCGGCATGATCGACACGCCGGAGCGCGCCGAGGGACTCCTGCAGAACGGCGACGCCGACCTGATCGCCCTGGCCCGCCCGGTGCTGGGTGACCCGCACTGGGTGCAGGCCGCTGCGCGCGACCTGGGCGGCACGCTGGAGGTCGCCGCCCCGTACCAGCGTGGTACCCGCACCACCTGA
- a CDS encoding LLM class flavin-dependent oxidoreductase: MSVSSPLPLSVLDLVPVPLGSSAAESVEAALAYAKAAEDAGFARYWVAEHHNMGALASSVPLAVLAAASQRTSRIRLGSGGVMLPNHAPLAVAEGYRLLSALAPDRVDLGLGRAPGTDGRTARALRGAQGLMEESFERQLADLIAFGTGQYPAGHPFAGTVAAPAGEGLFPPLWILSSSGYGAHVAARAGAGLAFAWHINPDTAQARAAADAYRRAFEPSEAFPEARVIVAASVVTAPTAEEAEELSLPLGLMFLRLTRGESAPYPTVAEAKAYPYTPQERALADSMRRRAIIGDPATVAARLHALARDTAADELIISLNIPDPAQRRASLKLVMEAVRAQEAREVAPA; encoded by the coding sequence ATGAGTGTGTCCTCTCCCCTGCCGCTGTCCGTGCTCGACCTTGTCCCCGTGCCGCTGGGGTCCAGCGCCGCCGAGTCGGTCGAGGCGGCGCTGGCGTACGCGAAGGCCGCCGAGGACGCCGGGTTCGCGCGCTACTGGGTAGCGGAACACCACAACATGGGCGCGCTGGCGTCCAGCGTGCCACTGGCGGTGCTGGCCGCCGCGTCGCAGCGCACCAGTCGCATCCGCCTGGGTTCGGGCGGCGTGATGCTCCCCAACCACGCGCCGCTGGCCGTCGCGGAAGGCTACCGGCTGCTGTCGGCCCTCGCGCCCGACCGGGTGGACCTGGGCCTTGGCCGCGCCCCGGGCACGGATGGCCGCACCGCCCGCGCCCTGCGAGGAGCACAGGGGCTGATGGAGGAGTCCTTCGAGCGGCAACTCGCGGACCTGATCGCCTTCGGCACCGGGCAGTACCCGGCCGGGCACCCCTTCGCAGGCACGGTGGCGGCCCCGGCGGGCGAGGGCCTGTTCCCGCCGCTGTGGATCCTGAGCAGCAGCGGCTACGGCGCGCACGTCGCCGCCAGGGCCGGGGCGGGGCTGGCGTTCGCGTGGCACATCAACCCGGACACCGCGCAGGCCCGCGCCGCCGCCGACGCGTACCGCCGCGCCTTCGAACCCTCCGAAGCGTTCCCCGAGGCACGCGTGATCGTCGCTGCGAGCGTCGTCACCGCCCCCACCGCCGAGGAAGCCGAGGAACTCAGCCTCCCGCTCGGCCTGATGTTCCTGCGCCTCACGCGCGGCGAGAGCGCCCCCTACCCCACCGTCGCCGAAGCCAAAGCCTACCCGTACACCCCGCAGGAACGCGCGCTGGCCGACTCCATGCGGCGGCGCGCCATCATCGGCGACCCCGCCACCGTCGCCGCTCGCCTGCACGCCCTGGCCCGCGACACCGCCGCCGACGAACTCATCATCAGCCTGAACATCCCCGACCCCGCCCAGCGCCGCGCGTCCCTGAAGCTCGTCATGGAAGCCGTCCGCGCGCAGGAAGCTCGGGAAGTCGCGCCCGCCTGA